GTCCCCAGCCGCCGCGGGCACCGGCCGGGCCGTATCGCGGTTGCCCGGCCGAATCACGGTTGCCGTGTACCGCCGCGCCGCGAGAGCCTCCCGGCATGATCGGAATACGCGTGCTGACGGCGGACGACTGGCGCCGGTGGCGCGAGCTGAGGCTGGCCGCGCTCGCCGAAGCCCCGTACGCCTTCGGGGCCACCCTCGCGCAGTGGCAGGGGGACGGTGACCGGGAGGAGCGCTGGCGCGCCCGGCTGTCCATCCCCGGCTCCCGCAACGTCCTCGCCCTGCTCGACGGCGTGCCGGCCGGAATGGTCAGCGGGGTCCCCGGCCCCCGCGCCGGGGTGGCCGAACTGATCTCGCTGTGGGTCGGGGCGCGGGCCCGGGGGCGCGGTGTCGGCGACCGGCTGATCCGCGAGGTCGAGGAGTGGGCGGTGCGGGAGCGGGCGGAGGTCCTGCGGCTGGCGGTGGCGCACGGGAACGAGCACGCGCTCGCGCTCTACCGCCGCCACGGCTTCGCGCCCGCCGGACGGCCGGACGCCGCGGCGCCGGACGGGCGGCCGGAGCAGATCATGGAGAAGCGTCTGCGCGCCGGCTGACGACCGCGCCGCCCGGCCGGTGCGCCGGCCGGTTCCCCGGGCGCCGGCACCGGGGAACCAGGCCGTCGATCGGCCTCGCCGGCCCGGGACCACGGCCGGCCTCGCCCGCCCGGGAGCCCCGGCGCGGCCCGGCCGGCCCGGACCGCCGGTCGGCGCCGGCCGCCCCGGGTCAGCGCGGCCGGGGCGGGCGCTGGCAGCGGGGGCAGAAGTAGCTGGAGCGGTTCATCCACGGGCGGCGGCGGATCGGTGTGCCGCAGCGGCGGCACGGCTCGTCCTCGCGTCCGTAGGCGTCCAGCGAGCGGGAGAAGTAGCCCGACTCCCCGTTCACGTTCACGTAGAGGCTGTCGAAGCTGGTCCCGCCGGCCGCGAGCGCGTCGGTCATCACCTCGCGGATGTGCGCCAGGAGTTCGGCGGTGCGCGGCCGGGTGAGGGTGGCCGTGGGCCGTTCGTAGTGGAGCCGGGTGCGCCACAGCGCCTCGTCGGCGTAGATGTTGCCGACGCCGCTGATCAGCGACTGGTCCAGCAGCGCGCGTTTGACGGTGGTACGGCGGCGGCGCAGCGCGTCGTGGAAGGCGGCGTCGTCGAAGGCGGGGTCGAGCGGGTCCCGCGCGATGTGCGCGATGACGTCCGGCAGGCCGTCCTCGGCGCCGGGGACCGTGCCGTGCAGGGAGAGTCCGCCGAAGGTGCGCTGGTCGACGAAGCGCAGCTCGGTGCCGGCCGCCTCGCCCAGCGCCGCCGGTCCCGGTGAGTCGGTGAACCCGATGCGGATGCGCA
This window of the Streptomyces pactum genome carries:
- a CDS encoding GNAT family N-acetyltransferase, whose translation is MIGIRVLTADDWRRWRELRLAALAEAPYAFGATLAQWQGDGDREERWRARLSIPGSRNVLALLDGVPAGMVSGVPGPRAGVAELISLWVGARARGRGVGDRLIREVEEWAVRERAEVLRLAVAHGNEHALALYRRHGFAPAGRPDAAAPDGRPEQIMEKRLRAG
- the mutM gene encoding bifunctional DNA-formamidopyrimidine glycosylase/DNA-(apurinic or apyrimidinic site) lyase produces the protein MPELPEVEVVRRGLRRWVSGRTVAFVEVLHPRAVRRHPAGAADFAARLTGHRIGEARRRGKYLWLPVEGADLAVLAHLGMSGQLLVQPQDMPDEKHLRIRIGFTDSPGPAALGEAAGTELRFVDQRTFGGLSLHGTVPGAEDGLPDVIAHIARDPLDPAFDDAAFHDALRRRRTTVKRALLDQSLISGVGNIYADEALWRTRLHYERPTATLTRPRTAELLAHIREVMTDALAAGGTSFDSLYVNVNGESGYFSRSLDAYGREDEPCRRCGTPIRRRPWMNRSSYFCPRCQRPPRPR